The sequence GGTGCCGGGCGAGCTGCTCCTTGCCCACCCCCGTCTCCCCCAGCAGCAGCACCGGGCTGCGCGGCGAGGCGGCGATGCGCTCCAGCACCTGGAAGACGCGCCGCATGGCCGCGGACACGGGGGCCACGAGACGGCGGCGCGCGGACAGCTCGGCTTCCGCGGCCTCCAGCCTGTCGCGCAGGCGCCTCGCGTCCACCGCGCGGCGCGCGCGCAGCACCAGGTCCGACAGCTCCACGGGCTTGGCGACATAGTCCACCGCCCCCGCGCGCACCGCGTCCACCGCGCTGGCGATGTCCCCATGCGCCGTCACCATCACCACCGCCGCGCCGGGCGCCTGCGCCTTCAGCTCCGCCAGGAACGTCAGCCCATCCCCATCCGGCAGCCGCCGGTCCATCACCACCAGCGCTGGCACGGCATGCGCGAGCGCCACGCGCGTCTCGTGCAGCGAGCGCGCCTGCGTGACGGTGAAGCCCTCGCGCTGCAGGGCCGCCGAGGCGATGGAGGAGAAGGCGCGGTCGTCATCCACGAGGAGGGCGGTGAGGCTCATGACCGGGGCACTCCATTCAGCGGAAGGTGAATCCGGAAGCGGCTGCCCCCGGGGATGCGCTCGAAGGCGAGCCGTCCGCCCTGCTGCTCCAGCGCCTGTCGTGTCATGGCGAGGCCCAGGCCGATGCCCTTGGGCTTGGACGTGACGAAGGGCTCGAACAGACGCGCCTCCACGCTAGCCGTGGGGCCACCCGCGTTGTCCTCCACGGACACCACCGCCTCGCCGTCGCGCAGCGCCGCGAGCACGCGCACCGTGGGCGAAGCCACCTGCCCCAGGTCCTTGGCCGCCACCGTGGCCTCCATGGCGTTGCGCACCACGTTGTCCAGCGCCGTCGCGAGCAGCAGCGGGTCACACGACAGCGGAGCCTGCTCGGGCACGGAGACCTCCACGTGGACCTCCTCCGCCTCTGGCAGGGAGCGCAGCCCCGCTACCACGTCGCGGACGAGCTGGGACAGGTCCACGTCCGCCAGCCGCGCTTCCGGCGGCTTGCCGAAGTGAAGCAGCGAGGTGGCCAGGTGCGCCAGCCGGTCAATCTGGCCGTTGAGGGTGCGCACCACCAGCGCCCCGTCGCCAGCGGGAGGCACCAACCCCGTGGCCGACTTGAGCCCGTTGAGCGAGTTCTTCACCTCGTGGGCGATGAGGCTCGCCGCGCCGCCGAGCGCGGCCATCTTCTCGTGGCGCGCGGCGCGCTCCTCCATGGACAGGAAGAGGTTGTAGACGCGGCGCCAGTGGAGGCTGAAGAGCACGAGCGTGCCCAGCTGCAGCAACGCCACTCCAAGCAGCTGCAAGAGGAAGCGCCCGCGAATGCCGGTCAGCAGCGCCGTCTCGTCCGCGGCGAGCACCAGGTGCAACCCCGTGCCCGGCACCTGCGTGGCGGCGGCGAGGACCTCCACGTCCGGCCCCAGGGCCAGGCGGCGCAGGCCCTCGCGCATGACGGCGCGCAACTCCGCGTCCGCCTCGGGACGCGTGGCCCAGGCGGGCGGTGCACCGGGGAGGAACAGGTCTCCGCTCCCATTGAGCACCAGCAACTCCAGGTGCTCTCCCAGCGCGCGGCCTCCCGGGACGGCGCCTCCGGTGTCCAGCAGTCCCGTCAAAACTCCGGCGACGCGTCCGTCGCGGACCACGGGCACGGCGACGATGAAGGTGGAGGCTCCCGGGGCAATGGCATCCACCACCGGCGCCTGGCGCACGAGCACTTCCTGGAACCACGGCCGCGTCGCGAAGGAGGCCGCCTCGGGCGAGCGAGGCGGGTCGCTCCAGCGCAGGTGCCCGTCCGCGTCCAGCAGCATCACTCCCGCGTGGAAGAGGCCGGCGTCGGGCGCGGTGAGGTCCAGCAGGTCCTCCTTGCCCAGCTCGCTGGGGTGCAGCAGGTCGGGCCCCACGCTGGCGGACACGCGCTGCAATTCCGTCTGGAGCAGGTGCAGGTGCAGGCCCAGGGCCTCGGCGTAGACGCGGGCCTCGCGCACCACGCGGTTCTGGAACTGGCCGCGCATCTCCGCCACGTCGCTGCGGTAGGACAGCAGCGGGCCAGCCACCGCGACGAGCCCCAGCAGCACGATGCCCGGCAGCACGGAGCGGACGAACCGCCGCTCGGCCTGGATGAACTCGGGTCTCCCGACGGGGCCGGTCATCACGTCACGCATCCTCGGACAACGGGTGCGTGGCCGCGTTTCCGGTCATGCCGCACATGGCGCGAGGGGGGATTCCTGTCGACCCGAAGCGGCCCGGCAACAGTCAACCTCCGGGGCCTATTCCAAGCGCGGTCCAGGTCGGAAGAGGTGGGCGGCACTCGGAGGGGCTCCGCGTCAGCGCAGCGTGGGCGTCGTCCCGGGGCCCGCCAGCACGGGCTCCTCCGGGAGCGGGCGCTTGAGGATGACGAGCGCCAGGGTGGTCGCCAGCGTGCCTGCGAGGATGGACACGAGGTAGGGCCCCACCGGCTGCACCGCGTTGGGGATGGCGAGCACGAACACGCCACCGTGCGGCGCGCGCAGCCCACACCCGAACCACATGGACAGCGCGCCTGTTATCGCCGAGCCGAACACGATGGAGGGAATGACGCGCAGCGGGTCCTTGGCGGCGAAGGGAATGGCGCCCTCGGAGATGAACGCGAGGCCCAGCACGGCGGCGGCCTTGCCGGCCTCGCGCTCCTGGAGCGTGAAGCGGTTGCGCGCCACCACCGTCGCCAGCGCGAGCCCGAGCGGCGGCGTCATGCCCGCGGCCATCACCGCTGCCATCGGCGTGAAGGTGTTGGAGCCGAGCAGTCCCACCGCGAAGGCATAAGCCGCCTTGTTGACGGGCCCGCCCGTGTCCACCGCCATCATCGCCCCGAGCAGCAGTCCGAGCAGGATGGCGTTGGTGCCGCTCAGCCCCGAGAGGAAGTCCGTCAGCCCGTGCATGATGGCGGCCACCGGCGTGCCGATGACGTAGACCATGAGCAGGCCGACGACGAGGGAGGACAGCAGCGGGAGGATGAGGACGGGCTTCAGCCCTTCGAGGTTCGCGGGCAGGCGGATGTGGTCTCGGAACCAGCGCGCCACGTAGCCGGAGAGGAAGCCCGCGGCGATGCCTCCGAGGAAGCCGGCCTCGATGCGGCTCGCGAGCATGCCGCCAATGAAGCCCGGTGCGAGCCCCGGCCGGTCCGCGATGGAATAGGCGATGTAGCCCGCCAGCGCCGGCACCATCAGCGCGAAGGCGGCCTGGCCAATCCCCATCAGCGCGGCGGGGAGCGAGCCCTCCTGCTTGAAGGCGTCGATGCCGAAGACGAACGACAGCGCCATGGCGAGCCCGCCCGCCACGACGAACGGGAGCATGAACGACACGCCCGTGAGGAGGTGCTTGTACGGGCCCGCCGGCTCCGTCTTCGCGGGCGCCACGGCCTGCGCGGGCGCTTCGGCGGCGGGCGTGCCGGCAGGGGTCACGGGCAGCGTGAGTGCGCGCTCAATCACGGAGTCGGCCTGCTTCAGCGCCTCGCCCACCGAGGTCTTCAACAGTCGCTTGCCCGCGAAGCGCTCGGTGGAGACGTGCGTATCCGCGCCGATGATGACCGCGTCCGCGGAGGCGATTTCCTCCGGCGTCAGCAGGTTCTTCGTGCCCACCGAGCCCTGCGTCTCGACCTTGATGGTGTAGCCCCGCGCCTTCGCGGCGCGCGTCAGCGCCTCGGCCGCCATGAAGGTGTGAGCGATGCCCGTGGGACACGCGGTGATGGCCACGAGGCGACCCGTGGACGGGCCGACCAGCGCCGCCGACGGAGCCGCACCCGCCCCACCCGCCACCTGCCGCGGTGGTGTCACGGGCAGCGGCTGGCCGGCGCCCATCCCCTCACGCGAACGCGCCACCGCCTCGTCGATGATGTGTTCCGTCTCTCGGATGGCCAGTGCCGTCGAGGTGCGGATGATGGGCTTGCCCTGAAAGCGCGACTCATCGACGGTGATGTCCGCCGCGACGATGACCGCGTCCGCCTCCGCGATGGCCGCCGCGTCGAGCGGCGAACGGACACCCTCGGAGCCGCACGTCTCGACGGCGATGGAGTGCCCCTTGAGCGCCGCCACCCGGCGCAGCGCCTCGGCCGCCATGACCGTGTGGGCGATGCCCGTCGGGCAGGCGGTGACGGCTACCAGTTTCGCCATGTTCGTGCGCTCCTCGTCTCTCGCTGCTCAGGCATCACTCAGGGAGTGGATGGACACGGAGCGCATCAGTGACTGAACGCGCTCCTGCGACGGCGGCACCGGCCCCACCCGCACCAGCTTGCCGGCGGCGAACGCGGTGCCATACCGCGCACACTCCTCCAGCGAGCGCCCCGCCAGCCGCGCGGACAGCACGCCCGCCACCATCGAGTCCCCCGCCCCCACCGTGCTGGCCACCTCCACCCGGGGAGGCACCGCCAGCAGCGCGCCTTCGCCGTCCACGAAGATGGCGCCCTCCGCGCCCAGTGACACCACCACCAGCTCGATGCCCGTCGCATGGAGCTGCCGCGCCGCGCGCACCACCTCCGTCCGGTCCGACAGCGCACGGCCGAGCAGCTCGGACAGCTCGTGCACATTCGGCTTCACGAAGTCGGGCTTCGCCGCCACCGCGTGCTTCAGCGGCGCGCCGCTGGTGTCCACCACCACGATGGCCCCCCGGGACCGCAGCCGCGCTGTCAGCGTGGCGTACGCGTCCTCCTGCATTCCGGCCGGCAGGCTGCCCGAGAGCACGAAGCAACTGTTGTCCCTTGCGAGCGCGTCCAGCGTCTCCGTCAGCTTCTGCAGCGCACCGTCCGGCACCTGCAAGCCCGGCAGGTTGAGGTCCGTGACGGTGCCGCCCATCCGGTCCACCACCTTGATGTTGACGCGACTGGAGCCGGGCAATCGCAGGCAGCGGTCCAGGATGCCGCGCTCCTGGAACAGCGCCTCGAAGACCTGCGTGTTGTCCGCACCCAGGAAACCCGTGGCGGTGATGGGCAGGTCACCCCCCGCGAGGAACGCGGCGACGTTGATGGCCTTCCCACCCGCCGTGCGCGTCTCGGACGTCACGCGGTTGACGGCGCCCGCCGTGAAGCCGGGGCACTCCAGTGTCTGGTCGATGGCCGAGTTGAGGCTCACCGTGACGATGCCAGGCTTCGTCGGCGTCATGCGCCCTCCCCCGTCCGGGCCAGCAGGCCCTGCACCAGCGTCCGCACATCCGACGCGTTCTCACAGGCGAGCGCACGGCGTGCGAGCCCCTCCAGGTCCGCCATGGACACGCTCCTCAGCAGCGCCTTGATGGCCGGAATGGTGGGAATGGCCACGCTCAGCTCGGTGACGCCGAGCCCCGCGAGCGTCATCGCTCCCGCCGGGTCTCCCGCCACGCCGCCGCACGCGCCCACCCAGATGCCGGCCGCGCGCGCCGCCTTCACGGTGAGGTCCACCATGCGAAGCACGGCCGGATGCACGCCGTCCGCCTGCGGGGCGAGAACCGGATGCTCGCGGTCCATCGCCAGCACGTACTGCGTGAGGTCATTGGTGCCGATGGAGAAGAAGGACACCTCCTTCGCCAACTGGTCCGCGAGCAGCACCGCGGAGGGGACTTCAATCATGATGCCCGTCTCCACCGGCGGCGCGCCCACCTCGCGGCGCACCTCCTCGGTGATGGCCTTCGCGCGGCGCAACTCCGCGAGCGTGGCCACCATGGGGAACATGATGCGCACCGGCCCTTCCAGGGACGCGCGGAGGATGGCGCGCAATTGCGTGCGGAACAAATCCTCCCGCTCGAAGCACAGGCGGATGCCGCGCACGCCGAGGAACGGGTTGGCCTCCGCGGGGAGCGACAGGTAGGGCACCTGCTTGTCGCCGCCGATGTCCAGCGTGCGGAGGATGATGGGCAGCCCGTTCAGCGCCCGCACCATGGTGCGGTAGGCCTCGTACTGCTCGTCCTCGCCGGGTGGGTCGTCGCGCTGGAGGAAGAGGAACTCCGTGCGCATCAGCCCCACGCCCTCGCCGCCGGCATCCACGGCCATCTGCGCGTCCTTCGCGGAGCCGATGTTCGCGGCCACCTCCACGCGGCGCCCGTCGCGGGTGATGGCGGGCTTGTAGCGGTCCAGCTTCTCGGCCTCGCGCTGCTCGCGCACCCTCTCGCGCTGCGTGGCCGCGCGCTCGAGGTCCTTCGCGGACGGGTTGACGACGAGCACCCCCGCATTGCCGTCGAGGATGCACTCCTGCCCGTTCTGCAAATCGAGCACGGACGGCCCGGCCGCCACCACCGCGGGAATGTCCAGCGAGCGGGCGATGATGGCCGTGTGCGACGTGGCCCCGCCGCCGACGGTGCACAGCCCCAGCACCATCGCCGGGTCCAGCTTCGCGGTGTCGGACGGAGCCAGGTCCTCGGCCAGCAGCACCACGGGATGGTCCGGCAGCGAGGCCACGCCCTCCACCACATCCGCCAGCAGGCGCAGCACGCGGCGGCCCACGTCGCGCAAATCACCGGCGCGCGCGGCGAGCAGCGGGTCCGCGAGGCGCGCGAGCACATCCGCTCGTGCCTCGTAGACGGTGCGCCACGCCCAGCCGGCGCTCGCCCCCGCGTCGATGTGCTGGTGCGCCTCCGTCACCATGTCCGGGTCGTCCAGCAGCTCCTGGTGCGCCTTGAAGATGGCGGCGCGCGCGGCACCGGCCTTCTTGAAGAACTCCTTGTACAGGTTGTGGAGGTCCGCCGTGGCGCTGGCCAGGGCCCTGTCCAGGCGCTCCCGCTCGCGGACCGCGTCCGGTGCCCGCTCCTCCACCTCCAGGCGCTCATGCTGGAAGGCCCACAGCGGCCCCGCGGCGATGCCCGGCGACGCGGAGATACCGGCCACCAGCGTCCCCTCGTAGTCGAGCCGCACCGCCGGCACCGCGACGGGCTCTGGGGCACCACCGGGCCGGGACGGCGCCGCTCCTCCTTCACCCAGCCCCTCTTCGAAGGCCTCACGAATGGCGGCAATCGCTGTCGGCGCATCGTCGCCCACGGCGCCGACAATCAGCGTGGCACCGCCCCGGGCCCCGAGCGACAGCAACGTCACCATGCTCTTCGCATTGGCCGTCCTGCCGTCGTACTTGACGAAGATTTCGCTGCGGAAGCGCTTGGCCACCTCCACGAGCACGGTGGACGGACGCGCGTGCAGGCCGTGCGGCACGGGCGACGTCACCTCGATGCTGCAGCCGCCACCGGACAGGGGCGCCGGTGCGTGCTCGGCCCTCGCGGGAGCCCCGTTCAGCGTGGCGACGACGAGGTCCTCATCCGTCGTGCGGGCCAGCTCCTCCGACTTCGCCGCGTCGCCGAGCACGCCGGTGAGGTTGGCCAGCACCTGGAGGTGCTCATCCGAGCGCGCGGCGATGCCGACGACGAGGCGCGCGTGCCCTTCCCCACCCCAGTCCACGCCCCGGGGGAACTGCACGACGACGACGCCGGTCTGCTTCACCATCTCCCGCGCATCGGGCGTGCCGTGAGGAATGGCGATGCCGTGCCCCAGGTACGTCGCGGAGACCTTCTCGCGCCGGAGCATGCTGTCGATGTAGCCGGGCTCGACGAAGCCCACGTCCACCAGCGTCTGCCCGACGAGGCGGATGGCCTCCGTCTGGCTCGTGGCGGCCTGTCCCAGGCGAACGTGCGTCCTGCGCAGTCTCAGCATCGGCGCTCCTCAGGAGAACAGCTCGAGCAGGTCTTCTCGGGTGATGGCCGTCGCGGCGGAGGCCTCGCTCAGGGCGGCCTCGAAGATGGCGCGCTTCTTCTCCTGGAGCCCCAGGATGCGCTCCTCCACCGTCCCCTGCGAGACGAGCCGGTACACCATCACCGTCCGCTCCTGGCCGATGCGGTGCGCGCGGTCCGCCGCCTGCGCCTCCACGGCCGGGTTCCACCACGGGTCCACCAGGAACACGTGGTCCGCCGCCGTGAGGTTGAGGCCCGTGCCGCCGGCCTTGAGCGACATCAGCAGCACCGGCGCGCCGCCGTCCGACTGGAAGCGTTGCGTGATTTCGCCGCGGTTCGGAGTCGAGCCGTCCAGCCGCTCGAAGGTGATGTTGGCCGCCTTGAGCTGCGGCTCGATGAGGTCCAACATCGACGTCCACTGCGAGAAGACGAGCGCCTTGTGGCCTTCCGACACCGCGGTGTCGAGCGCATCCACCAGCGTCTCCACCTTCGACGACGTATTGGCCCGCTGGCCCGGCACGAGCGCCGGGTGGCACGCGGCCTGACGCAGCCGGAGCAGCGCCTCCAACGCCTTGAGCACGCTGCCGCCCTCGTTGAGCAGCGCCACGACCTCCTTCCGCGTCGCCGCCATGACAGCGTCGTAGACGGAGCGCTCGCGCTCATCCAACTGCACGTGCATCACCGACTCGATGCGCGGCGGCAGCTCGGGCGCCACGTCGCGCTTGAGGCGGCGCAGGACAAAGGGACGAATCTTCCGGCGCAGTCCCTCCGCGGCATCGGCACGGCCATCGGAGATGGGCTGCGCCACCTTGTCCTGGAAGTGCCTCCGCCCCCCGAGCAGGCCCGGGTTGGTGAAGTGCATCAGGCTCCACAGCTCTTCCAGCCGGTTCTCCAGCGGGGTGCCGCTGAGCGCGAGCCGGAAGCCGGCCTTGAGCCCGAAGGCCGCGCGGGCCACCTGGCTCTCCGGGTTCTTGATGGCCTGCGCCTCGTCCAGCACCACCGCGTCCCAGGTGCGCGCGCCGAGCACCGCCGCGTCCAGGCGCATGAGGGCGTACGTGGTCAGCGTCACGTCCGCGGCCGCGTCCAACGCGCGACCGGGCCCGTGGTACACGCAGACCTTGAGCGACGGGCGGAAGCGCTTCAGCTCGGCGGCCCAGTTCGGCAGCACGCTGGTGGGGCACACCACGAGCGAGCCCGGCCCCAGCGCGCAAATCGTCTGGAGCGTCTTTCCGAGGCCCATGTCGTCCGCGAGGATTCCGCCCAGCCCCGCGTTGCGCAGGAAACCGAGCCAGCTCACGCCCTGGAGCTGATACGGGCGCAGCGTCGCGTTGAGCTCCTGCGGCAGCGTCGGCGCGGGCAGCTTCTCGAAGCCGGACACCAGCGGCGCCAGCCGGTCCAGCCCCGGCGGAGGCGGCTGCTCCAGCGTCTCGCACAACGCGCTCAACTCCGGCAGCGCGTGATTGGACAGCTTGCCATCCGTCTGCCGCGCGGCGAGCAGGTCCGCCACGCGCTGGCCGTTCTTGTCCAGCCACGCGCGCGGCAGCGGCGCCCAGCCACCACCTTCGAGCGGCACCAGCCCCAGCCCCTCGGACCACGCGCGCACGACGGCGGCCGCGTCCACGGCCTTGACCTCGCCCTTCGCGCCCTCCACCTGGAACTCCAGCGTGAAGCGCACGTCGGGCACGCCCTGCGCGTTGGCGCCGGACTGCACCTGGAGCAGCGGCTTGAGCTTCACGTTCGGGCTCACGAGGCCCGCCGCGTCGCCTGCCAGGTCACCACGCCAGCGGCGGAGCCTGTCCGCCCAGCGCACCATCTCCGGGCCCGCCACCGTCAGCCGGCGGCCCGGCACGAGGTTGAGCTCGTCGCGGAGCTGGTGGATGAGGCGCTGCTCCGCGGCCTCGTCGCGCAGCGGCACCGCACCGCGCAGGTACACCATGCGCCCGTTGTCGATGCGCACCACGGGCGGCGCTCCGTACACGAGCGTGGGCAGCACGGACAGGCCCTGCTCCAACTGGTTCAGCTCCAGCAGGATGCGCGGCCGCAGCTCGCGGTCCAGGCGCGGCAGGCGCTTGCTGCGCACCTCGACGGAGACGCGGCGGCCCAGCTCAGGGAGAATCTTCGCGGTCAGCTCGCCCACCTGCTCCACGGAGTAGGTGCGGACGATGGGTAGCGACTGGAGCCACGCGCCCGTCATCTGCGTCTCGCCCAGGCGAGCCAGCGTGTCACCAGCGAGCGCGACGCCGGGGCTCACCACCTCCGTCACGCGCGGGTCCCTCGTCACCGTCACGGCAATCTGCTGCGCGCGGTCCTCCACCACGGCGCGGGGCAGCACGGGCTCGTCGGACACGGCCACCGGGCGCCCGTCGAGCAGCACGTTCCGCGCGTTCTCCAGCACCTTGAGGAGCGCCTCCAGCGTCTCCGGAGACAACGTGCCGCGCGTGCGGCGCGCCTCCAGGATGCGGTCCGCGAGCAGGTCCGCCTGCTCCACCTGGAGCGTCGCCGCCTTCGCGGGCTGCGCCACCAGCGACGTCAGGCTCCCCTCCAGGGGCTCCTCGCGGCCGTCCGCGTGCGCGAGCGCCCGGTGCAGCTCCAGCCCGCCATCCGCTCGGGTGAAGTGGTACACGACGCGAGACCAGCGGGCCGCCGCCGTCTCCAGCGGTGTCTCCTGCTTCTCCGCCTGCTGGATGGAGATGGCCGCCGCGACGACGTGCTCGCACGGGTCCACCTGGCTGGGGCAGTCGCACTCCCAGGCGTCGTCGTTCGGGTACAGGACGACCGTGAGTGCGACCGGCCGGCCCTTGGCCCGGACCCGCAGCTCCAGCTCGCCCTCCTTCTGCGACTGGAGCACCACGGCGCCCGAGCGCGCGAGGTTGACGCCATTGGACCAGATGCCCGGCTTCGCTTCCTTCCGGACGGCTTCCAGCAGTTGTGCAGTCGCTGACATGGGGCGTGTTTTCCCTACCCCCCACCGGTGCGCCGCGCAACGACCATCAGGACGCCCCGACGCCGGACAGGCGCCCCCCGAACACAGCGCGGCGCGTCGGCCCTGGCCGGTTTCGACACCCGGCCAGGGCCCTGACGCCGTCTCTCAGCGGCAGGACAGCCAGCTGCACGAGTTGGACAGACACTCCCGCCCATAGAGGCAGGTGGCGCCCTTGGGCTTCTTGTTCATGCACTTGCCCTCGTTGAGGCCCCAGCCGCAGTACTGCGAGGTGGCGCACTGGGAGTCGGCGGTGCACGTACAGGTGCCCACGGAGCCGCAGTCGCCGGAGCTGCACGTGTGGCTGAGGCACTCCTGGTCGAAGCGGCACGCCTGGCCCACCTCCTTGGAGTCCGGCGCGTAGTGCTCGCCGCACAGCACGGGGTACGCCGCCTCGCGCGTGGCCTTGGCCACGTACGGGGCAACGCCGGAGGTATCGATGTCCGCGGCCGCGTCCGCCATGCCCGTGCGTGGGCCCGCAGCGCGCTCCCAGACGCGGATGAAGGTCTCCGCCGAGCCGGACAGCGCGGTGGTGTTCGCTCCCACGCGCCCCAGGTCCTTCAGGAGGTCCGGCAGCAGGCCCACGTGCGCGAGGCCGAACTCGTCGAAGCCGGTGCCCAGACGCGCGGGCCCGCCCACCGTCTGCTGGCGCGACTGCGCGTCGGCCTCGGCCTTGAAGCCGGCGGAGCACGCGCCGTAGTCACCGAAGCGCGGGCGCGTCTGCTGGATGAAGCCGTTGAGGTCCGCGCCGAAGGCCATGGGCACCTTGAGGCCCTGACGGCCGAACTCGTACGCCTGCGCCACCGAGCGCGTGGAACCCTGGCAGTTGTTGGCCACGCCGGACTTCGTGTACGCGAGCGTCTCGTCGTGCGCGGTGCGCAGGCCGAACATGCCGCCCGTCTGCCGCACGTAGCGCACCGCCCACGCGGGGGTCGTCTTCTCGTTCTTCTGCAGGTCCGGGTTCATCACCTCGCGGAAGTGGCCGTGGGAGATGACCAGCGGGTAGTACGCGTTGGCCTGCGACACGGCATACGCGTCCTGCAGGCCCTTCTCCGACAGGTGCGCCACGTCGATGAGCATTCCCTTGGCCATCATCGCCTGGAGCAGCGCCTTGCCGTCCGCGGTGAGCCCGCGCGTGTTGCGGCAGTTGCCGGCGGCGTCCTTGTACACGTCGAAGCCGAGCGTGAACGTGTCCGTCGTCACACCGCAGTCCGTGTCGATGTGACAGTTCTCCAGGAACTGCGCCGCCTGGAAGATGGGGTTGTGCAGCGCCGCGCCGCCGAAGCGGTTGTCGAGCTGGTGCACCGGCTGCAGCGAACGCACGCCGAGCGCGTAGAAGCGGTCCAGCTCCGAGCGCCAGTCCCTGGTGCCGAACAGCTTGCTCACCTCGATGGAGAGCACCATGGCCAGCTTGCCCTCGGAGATGATGCGGCGCGCGTCCGCGGGCGAGAGGGCAATCTCCACCCAGTCGTTGGCGGCGTCGAAGGCCTTCGCCATCTGGAGCTGCACCTCCACGTCGGCCATCTCGTCACAGGGGCGCTTGATGTTGTCGTACGGCAGCGCCTTGCAGAGGAACTCGTTGCTGACGAGCGACACCATGACCAGGGACATGCCGCCGTCCTTGGCCTGCTTGAGCCACCCGCCCCAGGATTGCTGGTGGGCGATGGTGTCCCAGCGAG comes from Pyxidicoccus parkwaysis and encodes:
- a CDS encoding membrane dipeptidase, producing MPGYYPSARRAVLAALSFTLGLGCGPVEEEVSLPAAAPAPVAEVHQGLAVPGFAELHHHMFAEEAFGGGWFHGSHLGTLASCDGGLPESDHARVRMDLSNMLNLCPNSGSVDLSGVPILSAFFGIGGAVASEYIGKIEGTEGDTGIHLGRATVNTQWPRWDTIAHQQSWGGWLKQAKDGGMSLVMVSLVSNEFLCKALPYDNIKRPCDEMADVEVQLQMAKAFDAANDWVEIALSPADARRIISEGKLAMVLSIEVSKLFGTRDWRSELDRFYALGVRSLQPVHQLDNRFGGAALHNPIFQAAQFLENCHIDTDCGVTTDTFTLGFDVYKDAAGNCRNTRGLTADGKALLQAMMAKGMLIDVAHLSEKGLQDAYAVSQANAYYPLVISHGHFREVMNPDLQKNEKTTPAWAVRYVRQTGGMFGLRTAHDETLAYTKSGVANNCQGSTRSVAQAYEFGRQGLKVPMAFGADLNGFIQQTRPRFGDYGACSAGFKAEADAQSRQQTVGGPARLGTGFDEFGLAHVGLLPDLLKDLGRVGANTTALSGSAETFIRVWERAAGPRTGMADAAADIDTSGVAPYVAKATREAAYPVLCGEHYAPDSKEVGQACRFDQECLSHTCSSGDCGSVGTCTCTADSQCATSQYCGWGLNEGKCMNKKPKGATCLYGRECLSNSCSWLSCR